From Bos javanicus breed banteng chromosome 5, ARS-OSU_banteng_1.0, whole genome shotgun sequence, the proteins below share one genomic window:
- the KRT1 gene encoding keratin, type II cytoskeletal 1 has protein sequence MSRHFSSRSGYRCGGGGGGFSSGSAGVVSYQRRSTSSSVRRSGGGGGRFSGGVCGGGAGGGFGSRSLINLGGSKSISISVAGGGGRGGFGGGYGGGYGGGGFGGGGFGGGGFGAGGFGVGGIGGGFGGGGFGGGGFGGGGFPVCPGGIQEVTINQSLLQPLNVEIDPEIQKIKSREREQIKSLNNQFASFIDKVRFLEQQNQVLQTKWELLQQINTSTRTYSLEPLFEAYISRLRRTVDQLKSDQSRLDSELKNMQDLVEDYRRKYEDEINKRTNAENEFVGIKKDVDAAYITKVDLQAKFDNLLQEIDFYKTLYQAELSQMQTHISDTNVILSMDNNRNLDLNSIIDEVKAQYEEIAQRSKAEAEALYQTKYEELQITAGQHGDSLKNTKIEISELNRVIQRLRSEIDSVKKQISSLQQAISDAEQRGENAIKDAQNKLNELEDALQKAKEDMARLLRDYQELMNTKLALDVEIATYRTLLEGEESRMSGECVPNVSVSVSTSHTSISGGGGRGGVGFSSGGGGYGSGGGGGYGSGGGSSYGSRGGGSYVSGGGSSGSRRGGSGGGGGSSGGSFISSGGRASSTKTSGGSSSVKFVSTSYSRGPR, from the exons ATGAGCCGACACTTTAGCTCCAGGTCCGGGTACCGTTGTGGCGGTGGAGGAGGGGGCTTCAGCTCTGGCTCTGCAGGGGTGGTCAGCTACCAGCGCAGGTCCACCAGCAGCTCTGTGCGCCGCAGCGGCGGAGGTGGTGGGAGATTTTCTGGTGGAGTGTGTGgcggtggtgctggtggtggttttgGAAGTCGGAGTCTCATTAACCTTGGTGGCAGCAAAAGCATCTCCATTAGTGTGGCCGGAGGAGGTGGACGTGGTGGTTTCGGTGGTGGTTATGGCGGCGGTTATGGCGGTGGTGGCTTTGGGGGTGGCGGTTTCGGTGGTGGTGGCTTTGGGGCAGGCGGTTTTGGAGTTGGTGGCATTGGGGGTGGCTTTGGGGGTGGTGGTTTTGGCGGAGGTGGTTTTGGTGGGGGCGGTTTTCCTGTCTGCCCTGGTGGCATACAGGAAGTCACCATCAACCAGAGCCTTCTGCAACCCCTCAATGTGGAAATTGATCCTGAGATCCAAAAAATAAAGAGTCGAGAAAGGGAGCAGATCAAGTCCCTCAACAACCAGTTTGCCTCCTTCATCGACAAG GTGAGATTCCTGGAGCAGCAGAACCAGGTGCTTCAAACAAAATGGGAACTGCTGCAGCAGATAAACACCTCCACTAGGACCTACAGCTTAGAGCCCCTCTTTGAGGCGTACATCAGCCGTCTTAGAAGGACTGTGGACCAACTGAAGAGCGACCAGTCTCGGCTGGATTCAGAATTGAAGAACATGCAAGATCTGGTGGAAGATTATAGGAGAAA GTACGAGGATGAGATCAACAAGCGGACAAATGCAGAGAATGAGTTTGTGGGCATCAAGAAG GATGTGGACGCTGCTTACATCACCAAGGTGGACCTTCAAGCCAAATTTGACAACTTGCTTCAGGAAATTGATTTCTACAAAACACTCTACCAAGCA GAGCTGTCTCAGATGCAGACTCATATCAGCGATACCAATGTTATCCTTTCCATGGACAACAACCGCAATCTGGACCTGAACAGCATCATTGATGAAGTCAAAGCCCAATATGAAGAGATTGCCCAGAGGAGCAAAGCTGAGGCTGAGGCCCTGTACCAGACCAAG TATGAAGAGCTCCAGATCACTGCTGGGCAACATGGAGACAGcttgaaaaatacaaagattGAGATTTCTGAGTTGAATCGGGTGATCCAAAGACTTAGATCTGAGATCGACAGTGTCAAGAAGCAG ATCTCTTCGCTGCAACAGGccattagtgatgctgagcaacGTGGTGAGAACGCCATTAAGGATGCCCAGAACAAGCTGAATGAGCTGGAGGATGCCCTGCAGAAGGCCAAGGAGGACATGGCCCGCCTGCTGCGCGACTACCAGGAACTGATGAACACCAAGCTGGCCCTGGATGTGGAGATTGCCACCTATAGGACCCTCCTGGAAGGAGAGGAAAGCAG gaTGTCTGGAGAGTGTGTCCCGAACGTGAGTGTGT CTGTGAGCACCAGTCACACCAGCATCAGTGGCGGCGGTGGCCGAGGAGGTGTTGGTTTTAGCTCCGGTGGCGGCGGCTACGGTTCTGGAGGTGGCGGCGGCTACGGCTCTGGAGGTGGCAGCAGCTATGGCTCCAGAGGTGGTGGCAGCTATGTCTCTGGAGGAGGCAGCAGTGGGAGCCGTAGAGGTGGCTCTGGAGGAGGCGGTGGCAGCTCTGGAGGCAGCTTCATCTCCTCTGGAGGTCGGGCATCCAGCACCAAGACCTCTGGTGGCAGTTCCAGTGTGAAGTTTGTTTCCACCAGCTATTCCAGAGGGCCCAGATAA